Part of the Paenibacillus guangzhouensis genome is shown below.
CGGGATCTGCAGCTGAATGGCTCATTGCAGCCACATAACTGCCTTGGCCAGGAATAGCATACGTATATCCGTCTTCCGCCAGGTCTTCGTAGGCTGCGATGACTGTATTGCGGCTCACTTTGAGCAGTCCGCTCATTTCTCGTGTAGAAGGCAGCTTCTGATCCGCTTGAAGTGCCCCTCTTATAATTAAACGTTTGACGTATTCTTTCACTTGAATCGGGACCGGACGGTCACCGACGAGTCTGAAATCCTGGAACATTCTTCATCGCCCCCAGCTATAATGATGGCACAGGTGATAAGATAAAAAAAGAACCACCGTAATGGATTTTTCATCCATCGGTGGTTCTATCGCGTTATTTCCTCAATGGCAGCAACATCTGAAGCTTATATTTACATTCCAGATGTATCTCTAGGCACACCCTGCAGTTCTTCATAATATCCTGCATTAATGAATGGATAGGTGAGGCGATCAAATGAATAAGAAACAGATATATGACTACATTGTTGTAGGTACAGGTCCAGCGGGTGCAGTGATTGCGAAGACACTTTCGGATCATAAAAAAACGTCTGTACTTGTCCTTGAGGCAGGTGGCAATCAGGATAAAGACAAACCGATTCGAGATTCTACCTTTGCCCCGGAACTTGAGGAGAAATTTTCGCCCCAATACTTTTGGCAAGGATTAGGCATTCCTCAAGAAGGGCTTGATGATCGATCTTTCGAATGGACAACGGGACGTCTTGCTGGCGGTGGGTCATCAATTAACGGAGAACAGTATGTACGACCGACATCGGATGTAATGAGCAATTGGGAGAGTTTGCTGGGCAAGTTATGGTCACCTGAAAATACAGTTAAACGATTTAAACGATTAGAAAGATTCTCAGGCGAAACGAATAACGTGAACGCACACGGGTATCACGGGCGTATTGACATCAGGCAGGCACCAGAAGTTCCAACATCTATGGCTGAAAAATTGACGACCGCGATGGAACGTGCTACTGGATTTCCAAGGATTCTCGACTACAATGATCCTAGAACCCCTCTGGGGCCCTTTACACGCTGGCAATTATACCAAAAGCTAAATGGGCAACGGGAAAGTGCTTCAACCGCCTTCCTCTCCCCAGATATCGTAACGCCAACCGGTCTTGGTGTCCGCGGACGCAAGTTAACCATTCTCTATAACACAACAGCTCTCCGCATCCTATTTTCCGGAAAACGTGCCATTGGCGTGGAATTTTTAAAAGAAGGACAACGTCTCCGTGCTTATGTACGTAAGAAGATCATTATTTCCGCAGGGATTAATAGCGCTCACCTCTTATTGTTATCTGGAATCGGGCCAGCTAATTCGCTTCGAAAAGCCAAGATCCCCGTCGTTTTTAATAATCCCAACGTTGGGAAGAGATTACGAAACCACACGCTTAATTTTGCCGTATTTTCTGCTAATCGAAAAGACCACGCTTTACCAGCCAATGATCCAAATGCGTTGTATACAGGTGGAGCCTTCCTGCCTGATCCAACGGGTGTAGATTCACATCGACGTGCTGTACAGCTGATTGGGATTGGTTCTGATGACATGTTAACTGTCGCTATCCTCTATTTGCGGCCAAAAAGTCGTGGATCGATTACGATCCAAAATAAAGATCCGCTTAAAATTGTGCTCGCTGATGAAGGATTCCTCGCCAATCCTGACGATATGGAAGCGATAAAAAATATTTACAAAATATATATAAAAGATATCGCCACGGAATTAGCTCGAATTGATTCTTCGTATCAGCTCATATCGCCTGATCTAGATACGATCGAAGATGACGAGCAGCTGGAAGCCTTTATTAGAGACAATTTTGACCATAATCACCATCAACAAGGCACTCTTCGAATGGCACCGTTGCGTAAAGGCGGAGTTGTTGATCGCTTGGGAAAAGTTCACGGAGTCAAAGATTTAATTGTAGCCGATGCCTCCATCATTCCATTTACGGTCGATGGCAACACTTCCGCTGCTGCTTACCTCATTGGAGACACCATTGCACGACAATTACGGGGTTCTACCATACAACGAAAAAAAACGCGCCCATTCCTATTTGAATGGGATGAAGAATAAGAGCGGAAGGATGGCTTACGTGGAGAATATCGGTCAGTCACCCTTCCAACCTCAACATGAAGTCATATTAAGTTTATCCTAAGAAGGCAATCGAGCGCTTCGATTTTCTAGCAAATTCGACAGGATTATCAATGGACTCCCAATGGATGTACATTAATCGAGGATTTTCATTCAACCAGTGGTTATGAAGGGCTGTTACCGTTATTCCATTTTTTTGAAGATTACGAATTAAGCGATTTGCCTGATTTTGAAACAGTGCCGTTTCTCCTAGGCAGAGTGCGCGTCCTGATTTATCAAGAGATTCGAATGAGAAAAGCTGGTAACGGACCAATGGGGACGTCGTTCGTCTCCCGAGAATTGTCGCTTTCAGATTTCTGGAACGACTGACAAAACAAACGGGTCCCGGATCAATCTCATGCTCCCCACCTAAAATTCTTGAAAACTGGTTGCAT
Proteins encoded:
- a CDS encoding GMC family oxidoreductase, producing the protein MNKKQIYDYIVVGTGPAGAVIAKTLSDHKKTSVLVLEAGGNQDKDKPIRDSTFAPELEEKFSPQYFWQGLGIPQEGLDDRSFEWTTGRLAGGGSSINGEQYVRPTSDVMSNWESLLGKLWSPENTVKRFKRLERFSGETNNVNAHGYHGRIDIRQAPEVPTSMAEKLTTAMERATGFPRILDYNDPRTPLGPFTRWQLYQKLNGQRESASTAFLSPDIVTPTGLGVRGRKLTILYNTTALRILFSGKRAIGVEFLKEGQRLRAYVRKKIIISAGINSAHLLLLSGIGPANSLRKAKIPVVFNNPNVGKRLRNHTLNFAVFSANRKDHALPANDPNALYTGGAFLPDPTGVDSHRRAVQLIGIGSDDMLTVAILYLRPKSRGSITIQNKDPLKIVLADEGFLANPDDMEAIKNIYKIYIKDIATELARIDSSYQLISPDLDTIEDDEQLEAFIRDNFDHNHHQQGTLRMAPLRKGGVVDRLGKVHGVKDLIVADASIIPFTVDGNTSAAAYLIGDTIARQLRGSTIQRKKTRPFLFEWDEE
- a CDS encoding DUF1259 domain-containing protein, yielding MAKVKVSPQFTRLCNQFSRILGGEHEIDPGPVCFVSRSRNLKATILGRRTTSPLVRYQLFSFESLDKSGRALCLGETALFQNQANRLIRNLQKNGITVTALHNHWLNENPRLMYIHWESIDNPVEFARKSKRSIAFLG